One Solanum pennellii chromosome 9, SPENNV200 DNA segment encodes these proteins:
- the LOC107031770 gene encoding ABC transporter I family member 21-like: protein MAGESSSIQVNGMQFSYDFQSPIYFDFNLSVAPRSRCLLLGANGSGKTTLLKILAGKHMVGGKDVVRVLNLSAFHDTHLVCSGDLAYLGESWSKNVGAVGDIPLQGDFSAEHMIFGVEGVDPVRREKLIELLDIDLQWRMHKVSDGQRRRVQICMGLLHPYKVLLMDEVTVDLDVVARMDLLDFFKEECEQRGATIVYATHIFDGLETWATDLVYIQEGVLKRTEKLPELPELKSSPNLLSVVENWLRSETPIEKKKPAPAPAKAQKSSPFGSSPFQSSRHMSHYR, encoded by the exons ATGGCAGGAGAATCAAGCAGTATTCAAGTCAATGGAATGCAATTTTCATATGATTTTCAAAGTCCCATATATTTCGATTTCAATCTCAGTGTTGCTCCCAGATCTCGATGTCTTCTTCTCGGTGCAAATGGATCAG GGAAAACGACCCTTTTGAAGATATTGGCGGGAAAACATATGGTCGGTGGAAAAGATGTAGTCAGGGTGCTGAATTTATCGGCTTTTCATGATACTCACCTTGTTTGTAGTGGTGATCTCGCTTACCTTGGAGAGTCTTGGAGCAAAAATGTTGGTGCTGTT GGAGATATTCCACTTCAGGGAGATTTTTCAGCTGAACATATGATATTTGGAG TTGAAGGAGTGGATCCAGTTCGGCGAGAAAAGTTGATTGAGCTGCTGGATATTGATCTGCAGTGGCGTATGCACAAGGTATCCGATGGTCAGAGGCGTAGAGTACAAATCTGCATGGGTCTCCTTCACCCCTACAAG GTTCTTTTAATGGATGAGGTCACCGTTGACTTAGATGTTGTTGCGAGGATGGATTTATTGGATTTCTTTAAGGAAGAATGTGAACAG AGAGGAGCTACAATTGTCTATGCAACACATATATTTGATGGACTGGAGACATGGGCGACTGATCTTGTTTACATCCAAGAAGGAGTTCTCAAGAGGACTGAGAAATTACCCGAGCTTCCTGAGTTGAAGTCCTCCCCTAATTTGCTTTCAGTAGTTGAGAACTGGTTGCGTTCTGAGACCCCGATTGAGAAAAAGAAACCGGCTCCCGCTCCAGCAAAAGCTCAAAAGTCCTCTCCTTTTGGCTCTTCTCCATTTCAGTCATCTAGACATATGTCACATTATCGCTGA
- the LOC107031360 gene encoding protein CHROMATIN REMODELING 8, protein MEEEEEDKILLSSLGVTSANPEDIERDVLDQATRHVGEGNEATGIAEEEIEERKEEKEEGHDKKLDLFNKLRAVEVEIDAIKDGFEHLERFRRNEEEVPDTDDCSEATHTENEQRTIQAPLDDSNLQHALADDRLRSLLETKAQLREELSIFANDTSPDALIRALVKDQPKSKRKVKEVQKSSNKKSKRRKTASLVDDDDFDAVLAAASSGFVETERDALVRKGILTPFHKLKGFERRIDGAESSGRQSAAADTNSKDDDLASTSIAKAVQSISQAAQARPSTKLLDSASLPKLDAPAHPFQRLRKPLKIPQSLEITTEKNGEFTRKKKRPLPSKKWRKLASREQRQEEGSDVNTSSHEDNTEDTEDVESSFVALEGGFRIPETIFNKLFDYQKVGVQWLWELHCQRAGGIIGDEMGLGKTIQVLSFLGSLHFSEMYKPSIIICPVTLLRQWKREAKTWYPSFHVEILHDSAHDLSSKKKQSDSESDYESEDLLDSETEGKKSSRTSKKWDPVIARVVRSNSGLLITTYEQLRLLGEKLLDIEWGYAVLDEGHRIRNPNAEVTLVCKQLQTVHRIIMTGAPIQNKLSELWSLFDFVFPGKLGVLPVFEAEFAVPISVGGYANATPLQVSTAYRCAVVLRDLIMPYLLRRMKADVNANLPKKAEHVLFCSLTKEQRSVYRAFLASSEVEQIFDGSRNSLSGIDVMRKICNHPDLLEREHSSTDPDYGNPERSGKMKVVAEVLKVWKEQGHRVLLFSQTQQMLDILERFLVTCEYNYRRMDGVTPVKQRMVLIDEFNNTDDIFIFILTTKVGGLGTNLTGANRVIIFDPDWNPSTDMQARERAWRIGQKKDVTVYRLITRGTIEEKVYHRQIYKHFLTNKILKNPQQRRFFKARDMKDLFTLNDDGNGGSTETSSIFSQVSVDVNIVGAPDSRERLSFQAPAVKDDNSKIGEADNSDPKGKAGDDNNNGELDEETSILRGLFDAHGIHSAMNHDAIMNAHDEEKLKLEEQASQVAQRAAEALRQSRMLRSRESVAVPTWTGKSGAAGGPSSAKKKFGSTVNPQLTSKSSEESLNGYDAIRGNAFPAGASAGKALSSAELLAKIRGNQEKAVSDGLVHQFGTPASTSNSRAGSVSNGNRSASSSSVVQPEVLVRQICTFIQQRGGKTTSASIVDYFRDRVPSKDLPLFKNLLKEIAILEKNPSGSFWVLKPEYQDQ, encoded by the exons ATggaagaagaggaggaagatAAGATTTTACTCAGTAGTTTGGGTGTGACTTCTGCGAATCCTGAAGATATTGAACGCGACGTATTGGACCAG GCAACAAGGCACGTTGGGGAGGGTAATGAAGCTACAGGGATTGCTGAAGAAGAGATagaggaaagaaaagaagaaaaggaagaaggACATGATAAGAAATTAGATTTGTTTAATAAATTGAGAGCAGTAGAAGTAGAGATAGATGCGATTAAAGATGGCTTTGAACATTTGGAACGCTTTAGAAGAAATGAGGAGGAAGTCCCTGATACTGATGATTGCAGCGAGGCAACGCATACAGAGAATGAGCAAAGGACAATTCAGGCACCTCTGGATGATTCAAACCTTCAACATGCTTTAGCTGATGATCGTCTAAGAAGTCTTCTTGAAACAAAGGCTCAACTCAGGGAAGaactttcaatttttgctaATGATACTTCACCTGATGCATTGATAAGAGCTCTTGTTAAGGATCAACCTAAATCTAAAAGAAAGGTGAAAGAAGTTCAGAAATCAAGCAACAAGAAGAGCAAACGGAGGAAGACAGCATCTCtggttgatgatgatgattttgatgCAGTGTTAGCTGCAGCATCTTCTGGATTTGTTGAAACA GAAAGAGATGCACTGGTAAGAAAAGGAATATTAACTCCCTTCCACAAGCTCAAAGGCTTCGAACGTCGGATCGATGGTGCAGAGTCTTCTGGTAGACAAAGTGCTGCAGCTGATACAAACAGTAAGGACGACGACCTTGCTTCCACCAGTATAGCCAAGGCTGTCCAGTCAATCTCACAGGCAGCTCAAGCTCGTCCGAGCACCAAGTTGCTTGATTCTGCATCATTACCAAAACTTGATGCACCAGCACACCCATTTCAAAGACtaagaaaacctctaaaaattCCTCAATCGTTAGAGATAACTACAGAGAAGAATGGAGAATTTACTAGAAAGAAGAAAAGGCCGTTACCTAGCAAGAAGTGGAGGAAGTTGGCATCTCGTGAGCAAAGGCAGGAAGAAGGATCAG ATGTCAATACCTCCAGTCATGAGGACAACACAGAGGATACTGAAGATGTAGAATCTTCTTTCGTTGCACTTGAAGGTGGATTCAGAATCCCGGAAACTATCTTTAACAAACTTTTTGACTATCAGAAGGTTGGTGTACAGTGGTTGTGGGAACTTCACTGTCAAAGAGCTGGTGGGATAATTGGAGATGAGATGGGTCTTGGTAAAACCATACAGGTTTTGTCTTTCCTTGGATCACTGCATTTTAGCGAAATGTATAAGCCAAGCATAATCATTTGTCCAGTCACACTTTTGCGGCAATGGAAGAGGGAAGCTAAAACATGGTATCCCAGCTTCCACGTGGAGATATTACATGATTCAGCCCATGATTTATCAAGTAAAAAGAAGCAATCGGATTCTGAAAGTGACTATGAAAGCGAAGATCTGCTCGATAGTGAGACTGAAGGAAAAAAATCTTCCAGGACTTCCAAAAAATGGGATCCCGTTATTGCTCGTGTTGTAAGATCAAATTCTGGGCTATTGATCACCACTTATGAACAACTCCGTCTATTGGGAGAAAAATTACTTGATATCGAATGGGGTTATGCAGTTTTAGATGAAGGACATAGAATTCGGAACCCAAATGCTGAAGTTACTCTTGTATGCAAGCAGCTCCAGACTGTTCACCGTATCATAATGACAGGGGCTCCAATTCAAAACAAGTTGAGTGAACTGTGGTCATTGTTTGATTTCGTTTTTCCTGGAAAGTTAGGAGTTCTACCTGTGTTTGAGGCTGAATTTGCTGTTCCCATATCTGTTGGAGGTTATGCTAATGCAACACCGTTGCAAGTTTCCACAGCTTACAG ATGTGCTGTGGTGTTGCGGGATTTAATCATGCCTTACCTCCTCCGGAGGATGAAAGCTGATGTTAATGCTAATCTCCCTAAGAAAGCTGAGCATGTCCTCTTCTGTAGCCTCACTAAAGAGCAGCGATCTGTTTACCGAGCTTTTCTTGCTAGCTCTGAGGTTGAACAGATCTTTGATGGGAGCAGGAACTCTCTGTCTGGAATTGATGTAATGCGTAAAATTTGCAACCATCCCGATCTTCTTGAAAGAGAACACTCCAGTACAGATCCAGATTACGGGAACCCTGAACGCAGCGGAAAAATGAAAGTTGTTGCAGAAGTGCTTAAGGTATGGAAGGAACAGGGGCACCGTGTTCTCCTTTTTTCTCAAACTCAACAGATGCTTGATATTCTTGAGAGATTTCTGGTTACTTGTGAGTACAATTATAGACGAATGGATGGTGTCACTCCTGTAAAGCAGAGGATGGTTTTGATAGATGAATTTAACAATACAGATGATATTTTTATCTTCATCTTGACAACAAAAGTTGGTGGTCTGGGGACAAACTTGACTGGGGCTAATAGAGTTATCATTTTTGACCCAGACTGGAATCCATCAACTGATATGCAG GCCAGGGAGCGTGCTTGGCGTATTGGTCAGAAAAAAGATGTTACTGTGTATAGATTGATTACCCGAGGAACCATTGAGGAGAAGGTGTATCATCGACAGATTTATAAGCACTTTCTTACCAACAAGATATTGAAAAACCCACAGCAAAGAAGATTTTTCAAAGCAAGAGATATGAAGGATCTCTTTACATTAAATGATGATGGAAATGGGGGGTCTACAGAAACATCTAGTATTTTCAGCCAGGTATCTGTAGATGTGAACATTGTTGGGGCTCCAGATAGTCGAGAGAGACTATCTTTTCAAGCACCGGCGGTAAAGGATGATAATTCCAAGATTGGAGAGGCAGACAACTCAGATCCCAAGGGAAAAGCGGGAGATGATAACAACAATGGGGAGTTAGATGAAGAAACAAGTATCCTGCGGGGTCTTTTTGACGCTCATGGGATCCAT AGTGCGATGAACCATGATGCTATCATGAATGCTCATGATGAAGAAAAGTTGAAGCTAGAAGAGCAGGCATCCCAAGTAGCTCAGAGAGCTGCAGAAGCACTGCGTCAATCAAGAATGCTTCGAAGCCGAGAAAGTGTAGCAGTGCCAACCTGGACTGGCAAATCAGGAGCTGCTGGAGGGCCATCATCTGCTAAAAAGAAATTTGGTTCTACTGTTAATCCTCAACTAACCAGTAAATCATCTGAAGAATCCTTGAATGGCTATGATGCTATTAGGGGAAATGCTTTTCCTGCAGGGGCATCTGCTGGAAAAGCATTGTCTTCAGCCGAGTTATTGGCTAAGATAAGGGGGAACCAAGAGAAAGCTGTTAGTGATGGACTTGTACATCAGTTTGGTACGCCAGCTTCAACCTCCAACAGCAGAGCAGGATCTGTAAGTAATGGGAACCGGAGTGCATCTTCTAGCTCTGTGGTTCAGCCAGAAGTGTTGGTTCGCCAGATTTGTACATTTATACAACAGAGAGGTGGAAAAACCACTTCAGCCAGTATCGTAGATTATTTCAGGGACAGGGTACCATCAAAGGACCTGCCCCTTTTCAAAAATCTATTGAAGGAAATAGCGATTCTTGAGAAAAACCCCAGTGGATCTTTCTGGGTTCTAAAGCCTGAATATCAGGATCAGTAA